The following are encoded together in the Culex pipiens pallens isolate TS chromosome 1, TS_CPP_V2, whole genome shotgun sequence genome:
- the LOC120427648 gene encoding uncharacterized protein LOC120427648 has product MLLAGGSVIAQQLEAKINNNLHANAQAHENLLELLRRTRVVVLEAAEVVPRVMTATVWLVEGTTEGRTTTIKRRKSEEVGASDTVPADHMALPERLCSRANRCMWMP; this is encoded by the exons ATGCTGCTGGCCGGAGGATCTGTCATCGCTCAGCAACTGGAGGCTAAGATTAACAACAACCTTCACGCAAATGCGCAGGCGCACGAGAACTTGCTCGAACTCTTGCGACGAACTCGTGTGGTGGTGCTGGAGGCGGCGGAAGTGGTGCCCAGAGTCATGACGGCCACGGTGTGGTTGGTGGAGGGCACCACGGAGGGCCGCACCACCACTATCAAGCGACGGAAGTCGGAGGAGGTGGGAGCCTCGGACACGGTCCCGGCGGATCACATGGCGTTGCCGGAGCGTTTATGCTCGAGAGCAAATCGCTGCAT GTGGATGCCTTGA